A stretch of Macadamia integrifolia cultivar HAES 741 chromosome 7, SCU_Mint_v3, whole genome shotgun sequence DNA encodes these proteins:
- the LOC122084375 gene encoding protein IWS1 homolog 1: MGYENDPYRDEDGEPLMDFDETQSDREPSLEPEDPDDDWRRERSPTPVHESDAGSKGKPRKRLIKKSAKESTPDFYDEEEARALVRDDWDDEGNDLSSSSRKRKVSKDGGSRKKDKKSKSERKLADSSKSGFKGGSSSGRSRDHQSGDPEMKEMWDTIAGGDSEDDQEGVRTLDDDNFIDDTGLDPAERYGSDNEAGSVGDAPQAEEGEEDNEIQQLFKVGKKKKKSEKTPAEIALLVEHLMAELEVTAEEDAELNRQSKPAINKLKKLPLLTEVLSKKQLQQEFLDHGVLTLLKNWLEPLPDGSLPNINIRTAILKILTDFPIDLEQYDRREQLKKSGLGKVIMFLSRSDEETTSNRKLAKDLVDKWSRPIFNKSTRYEDMRNYDDERTPFRRPSLKKPVTKASGMDSRDDDLDEFSQGPKSGQSSSRQLTTRPEALPMDFLVRPQSKIDPDEIRARAKQVIQDQRRLKMNKKLQQLKAPKKKQLQATKLSVEGRGMVRFL, translated from the exons ATGGGTTACGAAAACGATCC GTACCGCGATGAAGATGGAGAGCCTTTGATGGACTTCGATGAGACACAATCTGATCGGGAACCCTCGCTGGAACCAGAAGATCCTGATGATGACTGGCGACGGGAGCGATCACCAACCCCAGTTCATGAATCCGATGCTGGATCTAAGGGTAAGCCGAGGAAGAGGCTTATTAAGAAAAGCGCGAAGGAGAGTACGCCGGATTTTTATGATGAGGAGGAGGCTAGGGCTTTGGTGAGAGACGATTGGGATGATGAAGGTAATGATCTTTCGTCGTCTTCTCGTAAGCGGAAGGTTTCTAAGGATGGTGGAAGCAGAAAGAAGGACAAGAAATCGAAGTCGGAGAGGAAGCTTGCAGATAGCTCTAAGTCTGGGTTCAAGGGGGGGAGCTCTTCTGGAAGGTCGAGAGATCATCAGAGTGGTGACCCCGAGATGAAAGAGATGTGGGATACGATTGCTGGGGGTGATTCGGAG GATGACCAAGAGGGTGTCAGGACACTGGATGATGATAACTTCATAGATGATACTGGTCTGGATCCTGCTGAGAGGTATGGCAGTGACAATGAAGCAGGTTCTGTTGGGGATGCTCCTCAG GCAGAAGAGGGTGAAGAGGATAATGAAATCCAACAACTATTTAAGgtggggaagaaaaagaagaaaagtgagAAAACACCGGCAGAAATAGCTCTGCTTGTAGAACATCTCATGGCAGAGCTTGAAGTGACAGCTGAAGAAGATGCCGAGCTTAATAGGCAGTCTAAACCTGCCATTAATAAACTTAAGAAGCTGCCACTTCTAACTGAGGTCCTCTCAAA GAAGCAACTTCAACAAGAGTTTTTAGATCATGGAGTGCTGACTCTTCTGAAGAATTGGCTCGAGCCTCTCCCTGATGGAAGCTTACCTAACATAAATATTCGAACTGCAATTTTGAAGATATTGACTGAT TTTCCAATTGATCTAGAGCAGTATGATAGGAGGGAACAGCTCAAGAAAAGTGGTCTTGGAAAG GTCATTATGTTCTTGTCTAGATCTGATGAGGAGACCACATCGAACAGGAAACTTGCTAAGGATTTAGTTGACAAATGG AGTCGACCTATATTCAATAAGAGCACTCGGTATGAGGACATGCGAAATTATGATGATGAGAGAACTCCCTTCAGGAGGCCGTCATTGAAAAA GCCGGTGACCAAAGCTTCAGGAATGGACTCAAGAGATGATGATCTTGATGAATTTTCACA GGGTCCAAAGTCTGGTCAATCATCTTCCAGGCAACTTACTACTAGGCCGGAAGCCCTGCCAATGGATTTTTTGGTCCGTCCGCAATCTAAGATAGATCCTGATGAAATAAGAGCACGAGCTAAACAAGTTATACAAGATCAACGCCGGTTGAAG ATGAATAAAAAGTTGCAACAGTTGAAAGCACCAAAAAAGAAGCAGCTTCAAGCAACGAAGCTTAGTGTGGAGGGTCGTGGCATGGTCAGGTTCCTTTAG